From a single Desulfomicrobium escambiense DSM 10707 genomic region:
- a CDS encoding CHAP domain-containing protein, with product MPGPRRNATPGKNTPTLYMVFAFLFFSISTPPSRTIDAARLRTLQGPDNHHRTLKENRMRRRTNATLILLTLTFLALTACSKTAPGPAQPAAPAPTAAAQEAPVLPQNATNPSEPQTDSQPGLQQPATDGTCLECESVTPDKDRAGCFKLRPGKAVKNKKGKTVTGRCEPQCIPYARCRSGIMTCRLGDTGPIEWFECARKNKNTTSIPKAGSIMVIGSEKGHSMTTGHLGYVEEACPNPDGTWALRFSHTNFDRKCHLDLDAKVLFNPKTMRAAFQSGPWKPWAKDLKILGFILR from the coding sequence TTGCCCGGCCCGCGACGCAACGCGACTCCCGGAAAAAATACCCCCACCCTGTACATGGTCTTCGCCTTCCTCTTCTTCTCCATCTCGACACCACCGTCCCGCACGATTGACGCCGCCCGCCTCAGGACACTACAGGGCCCCGACAATCACCACCGCACCCTCAAGGAGAATCGGATGCGCCGCCGGACCAACGCAACACTCATATTGCTGACCCTGACCTTCCTGGCCCTGACCGCCTGTTCCAAAACCGCGCCCGGACCGGCGCAACCCGCGGCCCCCGCCCCGACGGCCGCCGCACAGGAAGCTCCTGTTCTTCCGCAGAACGCTACAAACCCCTCTGAACCGCAAACGGACAGCCAACCCGGCCTGCAACAGCCAGCAACGGACGGGACATGCCTGGAGTGCGAGTCCGTGACGCCGGACAAGGACCGCGCAGGTTGCTTCAAGCTGCGGCCTGGGAAGGCCGTCAAGAACAAGAAGGGCAAGACCGTCACGGGCCGCTGCGAACCCCAATGCATCCCCTACGCCCGCTGCCGCAGCGGGATCATGACCTGCCGCCTGGGCGACACGGGACCCATCGAGTGGTTCGAATGCGCACGCAAGAACAAGAACACCACGTCCATACCCAAGGCGGGCTCCATCATGGTCATCGGCTCCGAAAAAGGGCACAGCATGACCACGGGCCACCTCGGCTACGTCGAGGAGGCCTGCCCCAACCCCGACGGCACGTGGGCCCTGCGCTTCAGCCACACTAACTTCGACCGCAAATGCCACCTGGACCTGGACGCCAAGGTCCTCTTCAACCCCAAGACCATGCGCGCCGCGTTCCAGAGCGGCCCCTGGAAGCCCTGGGCCAAGGACTTGAAGATCCTGGGCTTCATCCTGAGATGA
- the gndA gene encoding NADP-dependent phosphogluconate dehydrogenase has protein sequence MYDNDIAVVGLAVMGQNLALNMARHGLGVTVYNRTWEKTEAFMAGPAQGASIIAAMDLKALAASLKKPRAVFLMVKAGSAVDDLLDELLPWLEPGDIVMDGGNSHFEDTTARVLRMRDKGVSFLGVGVSGGEKGALLGPSIMPGGPRQAWERVAPMLAAIAAKTGDGRPCTGYMGRDGAGHFVKMVHNGIEYGVMQLLAEAHDLLLRGHGMEARAQSEVFDEWNAGSQASFLLEITADILARRDALTDAPILDVITDTAGSKGTGLWTSRSALTLGVPVPTITAAVEARMLSNLRDLRRMSAPLLPGPRETPPPADRECLGRALFLATLAAYAQGFALIRAAEEAWGFGLDTSEIARVWREGCIIRAAFLDDLVHDSPARSDAHNILLSSAFDAHVASGQAALRRTVSQAANFGVPVPGLASSLAYYDSLRSARLPANLIQAQRDYFGAHGFERTDMPGVFHGPWEE, from the coding sequence ATGTACGATAACGACATCGCCGTCGTCGGTCTGGCCGTCATGGGCCAGAACCTGGCCCTGAACATGGCCCGGCACGGCCTGGGCGTGACAGTCTACAACCGCACCTGGGAGAAGACCGAAGCCTTCATGGCCGGCCCGGCGCAGGGCGCGTCCATCATCGCCGCCATGGACCTCAAGGCCCTGGCGGCCTCCCTGAAGAAACCGCGGGCCGTCTTCCTCATGGTCAAGGCCGGCAGCGCCGTCGACGATCTGCTGGACGAACTGCTGCCCTGGCTCGAACCCGGCGACATCGTCATGGACGGCGGCAATTCCCACTTCGAGGACACGACGGCACGCGTACTGCGAATGCGCGACAAGGGCGTGTCCTTCCTGGGGGTCGGCGTGTCCGGCGGGGAGAAAGGGGCACTGCTCGGCCCGAGCATCATGCCCGGCGGGCCGCGCCAGGCCTGGGAGCGCGTCGCGCCCATGCTCGCGGCCATCGCGGCAAAGACCGGCGACGGCCGGCCCTGCACCGGCTACATGGGGCGCGACGGGGCCGGACATTTCGTCAAGATGGTCCACAACGGCATCGAGTACGGCGTCATGCAGCTTCTGGCCGAAGCCCACGATCTGCTCCTGCGCGGGCACGGTATGGAGGCCCGAGCCCAGTCGGAGGTCTTCGACGAGTGGAACGCGGGCAGTCAGGCGTCCTTTCTGCTGGAGATCACGGCGGACATTCTCGCCCGCCGCGACGCGCTGACCGACGCCCCCATCCTCGACGTCATCACCGACACCGCCGGCAGCAAGGGCACGGGTTTGTGGACAAGCCGCAGCGCCCTGACTCTGGGCGTGCCCGTTCCGACCATCACCGCCGCCGTGGAGGCGCGCATGCTCTCAAACCTGCGGGACCTGCGCCGCATGTCAGCGCCCCTGCTGCCCGGACCGCGCGAAACCCCGCCCCCGGCCGACCGCGAATGCCTGGGCCGGGCCCTCTTTCTGGCCACCCTGGCCGCCTACGCCCAGGGCTTCGCCCTGATCCGGGCCGCCGAGGAGGCCTGGGGCTTCGGCCTCGACACCTCGGAAATCGCCCGCGTCTGGCGGGAGGGGTGCATCATCCGCGCGGCCTTCCTGGACGATCTCGTCCACGATTCCCCCGCCCGTTCCGATGCGCACAACATCCTGCTGTCAAGCGCTTTCGACGCCCACGTGGCCTCCGGACAGGCGGCCCTGCGCCGGACCGTGTCACAGGCCGCGAACTTCGGCGTCCCGGTGCCGGGCCTGGCCTCGTCCCTGGCCTATTACGACAGCCTGCGCAGCGCCCGCCTGCCGGCCAACCTGATCCAGGCCCAGCGCGACTACTTCGGGGCCCACGGCTTCGAGCGCACGGACATGCCGGGCGTCTTCCACGGCCCCTGGGAGGAATGA
- a CDS encoding DMT family transporter, with protein sequence MEKRTNQKKAYALGLAAVCLWSTAATAFKLSLRHLGPEPMVFWASLTSVVVLAMVLAVQGRLGELRTLSWTRARFSLVLGALNPFLYYLVLIRAYDLLRAQEAQAINYTWAITMSLLSIPLLGQRIRGLQFLAIGLSYLGALVISTHGDLLGFRMESPTGFALAMGSTVIWALFWIFGVRDNLDPTLRLFLNFCCGTIYTGAWALLAGFPLTPNLPGLLGAAYIGTFEMGVTFVLWISALRLSRTTAQVSNLIYLAPFLSLFIIHFLVGEAILPSTLVGLAFILAGTTVQKLADRQTGP encoded by the coding sequence ATGGAAAAGCGGACCAACCAGAAGAAAGCCTACGCCCTCGGCCTCGCGGCGGTCTGCCTGTGGTCCACGGCAGCCACGGCTTTCAAGCTGTCCCTGCGCCACCTGGGGCCCGAGCCCATGGTCTTCTGGGCCAGCCTGACCTCCGTCGTCGTCCTGGCCATGGTGCTGGCCGTCCAGGGCCGCCTCGGTGAACTCAGGACCCTGTCCTGGACCCGGGCGCGTTTCTCCCTGGTTCTCGGCGCCCTGAACCCATTCCTCTACTACCTCGTCCTCATCCGCGCCTACGACCTGCTGCGCGCCCAGGAGGCCCAGGCCATCAACTACACCTGGGCCATCACCATGAGCCTCTTGTCCATCCCGCTCCTCGGGCAGCGCATCCGCGGCCTGCAGTTCCTGGCCATCGGCCTGAGCTACCTCGGGGCACTCGTCATTTCCACCCACGGCGACCTGCTGGGATTCCGCATGGAGAGCCCCACGGGCTTCGCCCTGGCCATGGGCAGTACCGTCATCTGGGCCCTGTTCTGGATCTTCGGCGTCCGCGACAACCTGGACCCGACCCTGCGCCTCTTCCTCAACTTCTGCTGCGGAACGATCTACACCGGCGCCTGGGCCCTGCTGGCCGGCTTCCCCCTGACGCCGAACCTCCCGGGCCTGCTGGGCGCGGCCTACATCGGCACCTTCGAAATGGGCGTGACCTTCGTGCTCTGGATCTCCGCCCTGCGCCTCTCGCGCACAACGGCCCAGGTCAGCAACCTCATCTACCTGGCCCCCTTTCTGTCCCTCTTCATCATCCACTTCCTGGTCGGCGAAGCCATCCTGCCCTCGACCCTCGTCGGTCTGGCCTTCATCCTGGCCGGCACCACCGTCCAGAAACTGGCCGACCGCCAGACCGGCCCATGA
- a CDS encoding amino acid ABC transporter ATP-binding protein, which yields MKTNDKTPLMRVQGLSVRLGGREILKSVSLDLYEGEMKVLIGPSGGGKSTLLQCMNYLILPDRGEIELEGRHVDPHNAGALCGFRQQVGMIFQDFNLFDHLTAIDNVSIALRKVRGMGKAEARDRAMAELSRVGLSDKARLYPAELSGGQKQRVSIARALAMDPKVMLLDEPTSALDPELVSEVLTVIRSLAQNGMTMVMATHQMGFTRALADEVLFMQDGCIIEQGSPRELLAEGSGTRTLDFCSQILEVEGCTP from the coding sequence ATGAAGACCAACGACAAGACGCCGCTGATGCGGGTGCAGGGCCTTTCCGTCAGGCTGGGCGGCCGCGAGATTCTCAAGTCCGTGAGCCTCGACCTGTACGAGGGGGAGATGAAGGTGCTCATCGGCCCTTCGGGCGGAGGCAAGAGCACGCTGTTGCAGTGCATGAACTACCTCATCCTGCCCGACCGCGGCGAGATCGAGCTGGAAGGCCGCCACGTGGACCCGCACAACGCCGGCGCCCTGTGCGGCTTTCGTCAGCAGGTGGGCATGATCTTCCAGGATTTCAACCTGTTTGATCACCTGACCGCCATCGACAACGTCAGCATCGCCCTGCGCAAGGTGCGCGGCATGGGCAAGGCCGAGGCCCGGGACCGGGCCATGGCCGAGCTTTCGCGAGTGGGGCTGTCCGACAAGGCCCGCCTCTATCCGGCGGAGCTGTCGGGCGGCCAGAAGCAGCGCGTGTCCATCGCCCGCGCCCTGGCCATGGACCCCAAGGTCATGCTCCTGGACGAGCCCACCTCGGCCCTGGACCCGGAGCTGGTCAGCGAGGTCCTGACCGTCATCCGCAGCCTGGCCCAGAATGGCATGACCATGGTCATGGCCACCCACCAGATGGGCTTCACCCGCGCCCTGGCCGACGAGGTTCTGTTCATGCAGGACGGGTGCATCATCGAGCAGGGCAGTCCCAGGGAACTGCTGGCCGAGGGCTCGGGCACGCGGACGCTCGATTTCTGCTCCCAGATCCTCGAAGTCGAGGGCTGCACGCCGTGA
- a CDS encoding amino acid ABC transporter permease, which translates to MNETLTVLLDALPFVLQGAAVTVTAVVGAMFLGLFIGVPLAVGQVYGGRFVRFVCDTYVWFFRGVPILVLLFLFYFGLFNFIGLNLNAVAAATIVLGMTSGAYQSQIFRGSILSLPKGQLKAARALGMSDALAIRAIILPQALRLSIPGWSNEYSIILKDSALAFVLGASEIMARTHFVASRTYQHLPLYISAAVLYFLLTWAGVAALRVLEKRVRIKGYVH; encoded by the coding sequence ATGAACGAAACCCTGACCGTCCTCCTCGACGCCCTGCCCTTTGTGCTGCAGGGCGCCGCCGTCACCGTCACCGCGGTGGTCGGCGCCATGTTCCTGGGTCTTTTCATCGGCGTGCCCCTGGCCGTGGGGCAGGTGTACGGCGGCAGGTTCGTGCGCTTCGTCTGCGACACCTACGTCTGGTTTTTCCGCGGCGTGCCCATTCTGGTGCTCCTTTTTCTCTTCTATTTCGGCCTGTTCAACTTCATCGGCCTGAACCTGAACGCCGTGGCCGCCGCGACCATCGTACTCGGCATGACCAGCGGGGCCTACCAATCGCAAATTTTCCGCGGGTCCATCCTGTCCCTGCCCAAGGGGCAGCTCAAGGCCGCCCGCGCCCTGGGCATGTCCGACGCCCTGGCCATCCGGGCCATCATCCTGCCCCAGGCCCTGCGCCTGTCCATCCCCGGCTGGTCCAACGAGTACTCCATCATCCTCAAGGACTCGGCCCTGGCCTTCGTGCTCGGGGCCAGCGAGATCATGGCCCGCACGCATTTCGTGGCCTCCCGGACCTACCAGCACCTGCCCCTCTACATTAGCGCGGCGGTGCTCTATTTCCTCCTGACCTGGGCCGGCGTGGCCGCCCTGCGGGTCCTGGAGAAACGTGTCAGAATAAAAGGGTATGTGCACTAG
- the ettA gene encoding energy-dependent translational throttle protein EttA, with protein MSDEPNKIIYSMLKVSRFYDKKPVIKDISLSFFYGAKIGVLGLNGSGKSSLLKIMAGVDKEYNGQIVISPGYSVGYLEQEPSLDPEKTVREVVQEAVQETVDLLQQFEEINAKFAEPMSDDEMDALIARQAEVQEKLDAADAWDLDSKLDMAMDALRCPEPETKVAVLSGGEKRRVALCRLLLQKPDILLLDEPTNHLDAETIAWLEHHLQQYQGTIIAVTHDRYFLDNVAGWILELDRGVGIPWKGNYSSWLDQKQNRLAQEEKEESARQRTLKHELEWIRMSPKGRHAKSKARISAYETMLNQETRDKIKTLELFIPSGPRLGDVVIEADHVKKAYGDKLLIEDMSFALPPGGIVGVIGPNGAGKTTLFRMITGQEQPDAGSIRLGQTVKLAHVDQDRGVLDPKKSVWEMVSNGYDMINLGGREINSRAYVGKFNFTGADQQKLVGMLSGGERNRLHLALMLKKEANVLLLDEPTNDLDVNTMRALEEALENFAGCAVVISHDRWFLDRIATHILAFEGDSQVVWFEGNYSEYEADYKRRTGSTLAVPHRIRYRQLTR; from the coding sequence ATGAGCGACGAACCAAATAAGATCATCTATTCCATGCTGAAAGTGTCCCGCTTCTACGACAAGAAGCCGGTCATCAAGGATATCTCCCTGTCCTTCTTCTACGGCGCCAAGATCGGCGTCCTGGGCCTGAACGGCTCGGGCAAGAGCTCGCTACTGAAGATCATGGCCGGCGTGGACAAGGAGTACAACGGCCAGATCGTCATCTCGCCCGGCTATTCCGTGGGCTACCTGGAGCAGGAGCCGAGTCTCGATCCCGAGAAGACCGTGCGCGAGGTCGTGCAGGAAGCCGTGCAGGAGACCGTCGACCTGCTGCAGCAGTTCGAGGAGATCAACGCCAAGTTCGCCGAACCCATGAGCGACGACGAGATGGACGCCCTCATCGCCCGCCAGGCTGAGGTGCAGGAGAAGCTCGACGCCGCCGACGCCTGGGACTTGGACTCCAAGCTCGACATGGCCATGGACGCCCTGCGCTGCCCCGAGCCCGAGACGAAGGTCGCCGTCCTCTCGGGCGGCGAGAAGCGCCGCGTGGCCCTCTGCCGCCTGCTGCTCCAGAAGCCCGACATCCTGCTTCTGGACGAGCCCACCAACCACCTCGACGCCGAGACCATCGCCTGGCTGGAGCACCACCTGCAGCAGTACCAGGGCACCATCATCGCCGTGACCCACGACCGCTACTTTCTGGACAACGTGGCCGGCTGGATTCTGGAGCTTGACCGCGGCGTGGGCATCCCGTGGAAGGGCAACTACTCCTCCTGGCTGGACCAGAAGCAGAACCGCCTGGCCCAGGAGGAGAAGGAGGAGAGCGCCCGCCAGCGCACTCTCAAGCACGAGCTGGAGTGGATCAGGATGTCCCCCAAGGGGCGCCACGCCAAGTCCAAGGCCAGAATCTCGGCCTACGAGACCATGCTGAACCAGGAGACCAGGGACAAGATCAAGACGCTGGAGCTCTTCATCCCCTCGGGCCCGCGCCTGGGCGACGTGGTCATCGAGGCCGACCACGTGAAGAAGGCCTACGGCGACAAGCTTCTCATCGAGGACATGAGCTTCGCCCTGCCCCCCGGCGGCATCGTCGGAGTCATCGGCCCCAACGGCGCCGGCAAGACCACGCTATTCCGCATGATCACCGGCCAGGAGCAGCCCGACGCGGGTTCCATCCGCCTCGGCCAGACCGTGAAGCTGGCCCACGTGGACCAGGACCGCGGCGTGCTGGACCCCAAGAAGAGCGTGTGGGAGATGGTCTCGAACGGCTACGACATGATCAACCTGGGCGGCCGCGAGATCAACTCGCGGGCCTACGTCGGCAAGTTCAACTTCACCGGCGCCGACCAGCAGAAGCTCGTCGGCATGCTCTCGGGCGGCGAGCGCAACAGGCTGCACCTGGCACTGATGCTGAAAAAAGAGGCCAACGTGCTCCTTCTCGACGAACCGACCAACGACCTGGACGTGAACACCATGCGCGCCCTGGAGGAGGCCCTGGAGAACTTCGCCGGTTGCGCCGTGGTCATCTCCCACGACCGCTGGTTCCTGGACCGCATCGCCACGCACATCCTGGCCTTCGAGGGCGACAGCCAGGTGGTCTGGTTCGAGGGCAACTACTCGGAGTACGAGGCGGACTACAAGCGCCGTACGGGCTCCACCCTCGCGGTTCCGCACCGCATCCGCTACCGTCAGTTGACGCGTTAG
- a CDS encoding methyltransferase family protein, with protein MSSKSVSSKILGPGYGVIVAGCVVENFIIRTQWFKLGSVIGLLWMAVGLAALFFALRELRKGEGYMLVETGLYAVSRNPIMAANLLGVMPGLCLILNTNIGILGIALAAYSFFSTVGAEETALEDEFGEAYQVYRERVSLLVPVPFGGGA; from the coding sequence ATGAGTTCCAAAAGCGTTTCTTCCAAGATTCTTGGTCCCGGATATGGCGTCATCGTGGCCGGCTGCGTGGTGGAGAACTTCATTATCCGCACGCAGTGGTTCAAGCTCGGTTCGGTCATTGGTCTGCTGTGGATGGCGGTTGGGCTGGCCGCGCTCTTTTTCGCCCTGCGCGAACTGCGCAAGGGCGAGGGCTACATGCTGGTCGAGACCGGCCTCTACGCCGTGAGCCGCAATCCCATCATGGCCGCCAACCTGCTGGGCGTCATGCCCGGGCTGTGCCTGATCCTGAACACCAACATCGGCATCCTGGGCATCGCCCTGGCGGCGTATTCCTTCTTCAGCACCGTCGGCGCCGAGGAGACGGCCCTGGAGGACGAGTTCGGCGAGGCGTACCAGGTCTACCGCGAACGGGTCAGCCTGTTGGTGCCCGTTCCCTTTGGCGGCGGTGCCTGA
- a CDS encoding cupin domain-containing protein, translating to MRPLVLHHHPAREYFFHEGCFITELSNGEHDPAVSMARARVEPGRTTAWHALRDTVERYLVLEGHGLVEVGDLPPRPVGPGDVVLIPSGCRQRIANTGHADLIFVAVCTPRFTPEAYIPLEG from the coding sequence ATGCGGCCCCTTGTCCTGCACCACCACCCCGCGCGCGAGTACTTCTTCCACGAGGGCTGCTTCATCACGGAACTGTCCAACGGCGAACACGACCCCGCCGTGTCCATGGCCCGGGCCCGCGTGGAGCCGGGCCGCACCACGGCCTGGCACGCTCTGCGAGACACGGTGGAACGCTATCTCGTCCTCGAAGGACACGGGTTGGTCGAAGTGGGCGACTTGCCGCCGCGCCCAGTGGGACCGGGCGATGTGGTTCTCATCCCGTCAGGGTGCAGGCAGCGCATCGCCAACACAGGACACGCCGACCTGATCTTCGTGGCCGTCTGCACGCCGCGCTTCACCCCCGAGGCCTACATTCCCCTGGAAGGCTGA
- the phnF gene encoding phosphonate metabolism transcriptional regulator PhnF, producing the protein MELQRRSGVALWRQIQDWLEYRIKEGELKPGSRLPTEQELAAQFGVNRHTVRRALSLLTEKDLVRTEQGSGSFVREQLIDYAVGTRTRFHENLLRQERKPRGELISSSVIPATTVVARALELEKGDPVLVLETLGEADGVRICLASAHFPQSRFPGLDDLYRQTGSVTQALRHFGVKDYRRRRTQISGRLPTAREARILAQPRTRPILVTESVNVDTRDWPIEYCESRFCADRVQFVIET; encoded by the coding sequence ATGGAGTTACAGCGCAGAAGCGGCGTAGCCTTGTGGAGGCAGATTCAGGACTGGCTGGAATACCGGATCAAGGAAGGAGAACTGAAGCCCGGAAGCAGGCTTCCCACTGAGCAGGAGCTGGCCGCGCAGTTCGGGGTCAACCGCCACACGGTGCGCAGGGCCCTGTCCCTGCTCACCGAAAAGGACCTCGTGCGCACGGAACAGGGTAGCGGGAGCTTCGTGCGCGAACAGCTCATCGACTACGCCGTGGGGACGCGCACGCGCTTCCACGAGAACCTCTTGCGGCAGGAGCGCAAGCCGCGCGGCGAGCTCATCTCGTCCAGCGTCATCCCGGCCACGACCGTGGTGGCGCGGGCCCTGGAGCTGGAAAAGGGTGATCCGGTCCTGGTTCTCGAAACCCTCGGCGAAGCCGACGGAGTGCGCATCTGCCTGGCCAGCGCGCACTTTCCGCAGTCCCGCTTCCCCGGCCTCGACGACCTGTACCGCCAGACGGGCTCGGTCACGCAGGCCCTGCGCCACTTCGGCGTCAAGGACTACCGCCGCAGGCGGACGCAGATCTCCGGGCGGCTGCCCACGGCCCGAGAGGCCCGCATTCTGGCCCAGCCCCGGACCCGCCCCATCCTGGTCACGGAGAGCGTCAACGTCGACACCCGCGACTGGCCCATCGAATACTGCGAATCCCGCTTCTGCGCCGACCGGGTGCAGTTCGTCATCGAGACCTGA
- a CDS encoding ABC transporter substrate-binding protein produces MLKRAAFVIACLLCMVAGPAVAEEKVFINGIDANYPPFAFVDQSGKPSGFDVDAVDWIAAKMGFKVKHVPVDWDGIIPNLLAKKIDFICSGMTITPERAEKVNFTTPYWEVKNVFVTKKDSKLTAEEIYGKDVTVGMQAGTSEAKWMAEEKEKQGWKFTIKYYDSAPMAIEDLVNGRIEAAAMNYPPARDAEKKKPVQIIGIFGEVEEFGAAVRKEDKELLDKLNKGFELLKADPYWEELIAKHLNK; encoded by the coding sequence ATGCTGAAACGTGCTGCTTTCGTGATCGCCTGTCTGCTGTGCATGGTTGCCGGCCCGGCCGTGGCCGAGGAAAAGGTCTTCATCAACGGCATCGACGCCAACTATCCGCCGTTCGCCTTCGTGGACCAGAGCGGCAAGCCCAGCGGCTTCGACGTTGACGCCGTGGACTGGATCGCGGCCAAGATGGGCTTCAAGGTAAAACACGTGCCCGTGGACTGGGACGGCATCATCCCCAACCTGCTGGCCAAGAAGATCGACTTCATCTGCTCCGGCATGACCATCACCCCGGAACGCGCCGAAAAGGTCAACTTCACCACTCCCTACTGGGAAGTGAAGAACGTCTTCGTGACCAAGAAGGATTCCAAGCTCACAGCTGAGGAGATCTACGGCAAGGACGTGACCGTGGGCATGCAGGCCGGCACCTCCGAGGCCAAGTGGATGGCCGAGGAAAAGGAGAAGCAGGGCTGGAAGTTCACCATCAAGTACTATGATTCCGCCCCCATGGCCATCGAAGACCTGGTCAACGGCCGCATCGAAGCCGCTGCCATGAACTATCCGCCGGCCCGCGACGCCGAGAAGAAGAAGCCCGTGCAGATCATCGGCATCTTCGGCGAAGTCGAGGAATTCGGCGCCGCCGTGCGCAAGGAAGACAAGGAACTGCTCGACAAGCTGAACAAGGGCTTCGAACTGCTCAAGGCCGACCCCTACTGGGAAGAGCTCATCGCCAAGCACCTCAACAAGTAG
- a CDS encoding amino acid ABC transporter permease — translation MISGELAFLLQKLIPALNEGVLMSIKLIIPSAVLGLALGVVVGSLRAYGGRFFSPLANGYAALFRGTPLVIQLFILYFGLPNVGIYFKPYTAAVLGFIMCSAAYHSEYIRGGLLSIRRGQVLAAQALGFSTFRTLVWIIIPQAFRRALPGCGNEIVYLIKYSSLAYVVTCFELTGQAKIVASETFRFSEVFMVVGVYYLALVTVASWGLRRLEKRLEIPGFGH, via the coding sequence GTGATCAGCGGGGAACTGGCCTTCCTGCTGCAGAAGCTCATCCCGGCCCTGAACGAGGGCGTGCTGATGAGCATAAAGCTCATCATCCCCTCGGCCGTGCTGGGCCTGGCCTTGGGCGTGGTCGTCGGGAGCCTGCGGGCCTACGGCGGGCGCTTTTTCTCGCCCCTGGCCAACGGCTACGCCGCGCTCTTCCGGGGCACGCCGCTGGTCATCCAGCTCTTCATCCTCTATTTCGGGCTGCCGAACGTGGGCATCTACTTCAAGCCCTACACGGCGGCGGTGCTCGGCTTCATCATGTGCAGCGCGGCCTACCACTCGGAGTACATCCGCGGGGGGCTGCTTTCCATTCGTCGCGGCCAGGTCCTGGCGGCCCAGGCCCTGGGTTTCTCGACCTTCAGGACCCTGGTCTGGATCATCATTCCCCAGGCCTTCCGGCGTGCCCTGCCCGGGTGCGGCAACGAGATCGTCTACCTGATCAAGTACTCGTCCCTGGCCTATGTCGTGACCTGCTTCGAGCTGACGGGCCAGGCCAAGATCGTGGCCAGCGAGACCTTCCGCTTCAGCGAGGTCTTCATGGTCGTGGGCGTGTACTACCTGGCCCTGGTCACCGTGGCCTCCTGGGGTCTGCGCCGGCTGGAAAAGAGGCTGGAAATTCCGGGCTTCGGCCATTAG